One genomic window of Tatumella citrea includes the following:
- the fabG gene encoding 3-oxoacyl-ACP reductase FabG, which translates to MDFNGKIALVTGASRGIGKAIAEKLAAHGATVIGTATSDRGADDISTYLGTAGKGMTLNVTDADSVESVLKNIRAEFGEIDILVNNAGVTRDNLLMRMKDDEWQDILDTNLTSVFRLSKAVLRAMMKKRSGRIITIGSVVGTMGNAGQANYAAAKAGLIGFSKSLAREVASRGITVNVVAPGFIETDMTRALNEEQRAGILAEVPAGRLGGPGDIANAVAFLSSDEAGYITGETLHVNGGMYMV; encoded by the coding sequence ATGGACTTCAATGGTAAAATCGCCCTGGTTACGGGTGCGAGCCGCGGGATTGGCAAAGCCATCGCCGAAAAACTGGCTGCGCATGGCGCGACTGTTATCGGAACGGCAACCAGTGACAGAGGGGCTGATGATATCAGCACTTACCTGGGGACCGCAGGAAAGGGGATGACCCTGAATGTGACCGATGCCGATTCTGTAGAATCAGTTTTGAAAAACATCCGTGCAGAATTTGGCGAAATTGATATTTTGGTGAATAATGCCGGGGTTACCCGTGATAACCTGCTCATGCGTATGAAAGATGACGAATGGCAGGATATCCTGGACACCAACCTGACCTCTGTATTCAGGCTGTCCAAAGCCGTGTTGCGTGCTATGATGAAAAAACGCAGCGGAAGAATCATTACCATTGGTTCAGTTGTTGGAACAATGGGTAATGCGGGCCAGGCAAACTATGCAGCAGCAAAAGCAGGTTTGATTGGTTTTAGCAAATCACTGGCGCGCGAAGTTGCGTCACGTGGTATTACTGTAAACGTTGTGGCACCGGGCTTTATTGAGACGGACATGACGCGAGCACTTAATGAAGAGCAACGTGCCGGTATATTGGCAGAAGTCCCTGCGGGTCGTCTGGGTGGCCCCGGAGATATTGCTAATGCAGTGGCATTTTTGTCTTCAGATGAGGCGGGTTACATCACTGGTGAAACCCTTCATGTGAATGGCGGAATGTACATGGTCTGA
- the fabD gene encoding ACP S-malonyltransferase — MTQFAIVFPGQGSQAVGMLAELAAQFPLVGETFAEASAALGYDLWQLVQQGPAEELNKTWQTQPALLAASVAIYRVWLEQGGEQPALLAGHSLGEYSALVCAGVLDFADAIRLVELRGKLMQEAVPEGTGAMQAIIGLDDAAIRQACEESAQGQVVSPVNFNSPGQVVIAGNKEAVERAGAACKAAGAKRALPLPVSVPSHCALMKPAAEKLAVALEKLTFNAPLVPVVNNVDVKCEQTPAAIRHALVRQLYSPVRWTESVEFIASRGVSQLVEAGPGKVLTGLTKRIADSLTAVAVNDPASLNAALTKE, encoded by the coding sequence ATGACACAATTTGCAATCGTATTCCCTGGTCAGGGCTCTCAGGCTGTAGGCATGCTGGCTGAACTGGCCGCGCAGTTTCCGTTAGTTGGTGAAACTTTTGCCGAGGCTTCTGCTGCACTGGGTTATGACTTATGGCAATTGGTCCAACAGGGACCTGCGGAAGAACTGAATAAAACCTGGCAGACTCAGCCGGCACTGCTGGCAGCCTCGGTCGCAATTTACCGCGTCTGGTTAGAGCAGGGAGGCGAACAGCCTGCTTTACTGGCAGGTCACAGTCTGGGTGAATATTCTGCGTTAGTATGTGCCGGAGTGCTGGACTTTGCAGATGCAATACGTCTGGTTGAATTACGCGGTAAACTGATGCAGGAAGCTGTACCGGAAGGTACTGGTGCAATGCAGGCTATTATTGGCCTGGATGATGCGGCTATTCGTCAGGCGTGTGAAGAAAGTGCTCAGGGGCAGGTTGTTTCTCCGGTGAACTTTAACTCTCCGGGCCAGGTCGTCATTGCCGGTAACAAAGAAGCCGTTGAGCGTGCAGGTGCTGCCTGTAAAGCAGCGGGTGCTAAACGTGCACTTCCTCTGCCAGTCAGCGTTCCTTCTCACTGTGCACTAATGAAGCCTGCAGCAGAAAAACTGGCTGTAGCGCTTGAAAAACTGACTTTTAACGCTCCTCTGGTGCCGGTTGTTAACAACGTAGATGTGAAATGCGAGCAGACACCTGCTGCGATTCGCCATGCGCTGGTGCGTCAGTTGTACAGCCCGGTTCGCTGGACCGAGAGTGTCGAATTTATTGCTTCCCGGGGCGTCAGCCAACTGGTGGAAGCAGGGCCTGGTAAAGTCTTGACCGGGTTAACAAAACGTATTGCAGACTCATTGACTGCTGTAGCAGTGAATGATCCCGCATCTTTAAATGCGGCTCTGACAAAAGAATAA
- the pabC gene encoding aminodeoxychorismate lyase, with product MVLIDGAEADSISVTDRALQFGDGCFTTALVVNGQVVRIDDHLQRLKEACHRLAIPFTHWSVTEQEMQQLAAGHQQGVVKVLISRGSGGRGYAISGCDQPRRIISVSAYPTHYAQWRKQGIRLATSPVRLGLNPALAGIKHLNRLEQVLIRQFIDSAGVDEALVLDYHGRVVECCTANIFWRCGDELFTPRLDEAGVDGTMRRYLIRLLSAQGYAVQQTAADASILQAAEEVFICNSLLPVVPVISIDGRNYAPGKLTRRLSEICNTPG from the coding sequence GTGGTACTGATTGACGGAGCTGAGGCTGACAGCATTTCTGTGACTGACCGGGCATTGCAGTTCGGTGACGGCTGTTTTACCACGGCATTAGTAGTAAATGGCCAGGTTGTCAGAATCGATGATCACCTGCAACGTTTAAAGGAAGCTTGCCACCGTCTGGCTATTCCTTTCACTCACTGGTCAGTGACTGAGCAGGAGATGCAACAGCTGGCAGCAGGCCATCAGCAGGGCGTTGTAAAAGTCCTAATCAGTCGGGGATCCGGTGGCAGGGGCTATGCAATAAGCGGTTGTGACCAGCCACGACGAATTATTAGTGTTTCGGCCTACCCGACGCATTATGCACAGTGGCGGAAACAGGGAATACGTCTCGCTACTTCGCCGGTTCGTTTAGGACTAAATCCGGCACTGGCAGGGATTAAGCATCTTAACCGGCTGGAGCAGGTGCTGATTCGGCAGTTTATTGACAGTGCCGGAGTTGATGAAGCACTGGTGCTGGATTATCACGGACGGGTGGTTGAGTGTTGTACTGCCAATATTTTTTGGCGCTGCGGAGATGAATTATTTACCCCACGACTGGACGAAGCAGGTGTGGACGGTACAATGCGGCGTTATCTTATTCGTCTGCTGTCAGCACAAGGATATGCTGTGCAACAGACAGCCGCAGATGCCAGCATTTTGCAGGCGGCTGAAGAAGTGTTTATTTGCAACTCATTACTGCCGGTTGTGCCTGTCATCAGTATTGATGGCCGGAATTATGCCCCCGGCAAACTGACACGCAGACTTTCAGAAATATGTAATACACCAGGGTAA
- a CDS encoding metal-dependent hydrolase, which yields MFLVDSHCHLDCLDYEKEHSNLEDVISKAAGQDVRFMLAVATTLQGFAGLKTLVNDRPEIALSCGVHPLNMEQPYQQETLLQLAADPQVVALGETGLDYFYQKEVAQQQEQQLSFRQHIRVGRQLNKPVIVHTRDAREDTLALLREEKVEECGGVLHCFTEDKQTAAELLDMGFYISFSGIVTFRNAEQIREAARYVPLDRILVETDSPYLAPVPHRGKPNQPAYTRDVAEYMAVLKGVDIETLALQTTENFSRLFHIPMDRLGA from the coding sequence ATGTTTTTAGTCGATTCCCACTGTCATCTGGATTGCCTGGATTATGAGAAAGAGCACAGCAATCTGGAAGATGTCATCAGTAAGGCTGCCGGGCAGGATGTCCGTTTTATGCTGGCCGTGGCAACCACCCTGCAGGGATTCGCCGGGCTGAAAACGCTGGTTAATGATCGGCCGGAAATCGCGTTGTCATGCGGAGTACATCCGCTGAATATGGAACAACCCTATCAGCAGGAAACCTTGTTGCAACTGGCTGCTGATCCTCAGGTGGTCGCGCTGGGTGAAACTGGTCTGGATTATTTTTATCAGAAGGAAGTTGCACAACAACAGGAACAGCAGCTCTCTTTTCGCCAGCATATCCGTGTCGGAAGGCAGCTAAATAAACCGGTCATTGTGCATACCCGTGATGCCAGGGAAGATACTCTGGCGTTACTGCGTGAGGAAAAGGTTGAAGAGTGTGGCGGAGTGCTGCACTGCTTTACCGAAGATAAACAGACAGCAGCAGAGCTGTTGGATATGGGCTTTTATATTTCCTTCTCCGGCATCGTTACATTCCGTAATGCGGAACAGATTCGTGAAGCCGCCCGCTATGTCCCGCTGGACAGAATTCTGGTGGAAACCGATTCTCCCTATCTGGCTCCGGTGCCTCATCGTGGTAAACCCAATCAGCCTGCGTATACCCGTGATGTGGCAGAGTATATGGCCGTTCTGAAAGGCGTGGATATTGAGACACTGGCCCTGCAGACCACCGAAAACTTTTCCCGACTGTTCCATATTCCAATGGACAGATTGGGTGCCTGA
- the rpmF gene encoding 50S ribosomal protein L32, translated as MAVQQNKPTRSKRGMRRSHDALTTTTLSVDKVSGETHLRHHMTADGYYRGRKVITK; from the coding sequence ATGGCCGTACAACAGAATAAACCCACCCGTTCTAAGCGTGGTATGCGCCGTTCGCACGATGCGCTGACCACTACCACTCTGTCAGTAGATAAAGTTTCCGGCGAAACTCATCTGCGTCACCACATGACTGCCGACGGTTACTACCGTGGTCGTAAGGTCATCACTAAGTAA
- a CDS encoding YcfL family protein, with translation MRAGLLCLPLVLLLTACGGSQPQISISQPLVMDSDVLSAGITADGPKLSSDSGQQKATVILYNDRDVAVTLHYRYYWYDDKGLEILPEQPAETVVVPAHQSREAISWSGNLSASQVRVSLYL, from the coding sequence ATGCGTGCAGGTTTGTTATGTCTTCCACTGGTGTTATTACTGACCGCCTGCGGAGGCAGTCAGCCACAAATCAGTATTTCACAACCGCTGGTGATGGATTCTGACGTGTTATCTGCGGGTATTACTGCTGATGGGCCGAAGCTCAGTAGTGACAGCGGACAGCAGAAAGCAACAGTAATTCTTTATAATGACCGTGACGTGGCGGTAACGCTACACTATCGTTATTACTGGTATGATGACAAAGGACTGGAAATTTTACCGGAACAACCCGCTGAAACAGTGGTTGTGCCTGCACACCAGAGTCGTGAAGCGATCTCCTGGTCGGGAAATCTGAGCGCAAGTCAGGTACGTGTGTCCCTTTATCTTTGA
- the hinT gene encoding purine nucleoside phosphoramidase, producing the protein MAEETIFSKIIRREIPADIVYQDELVTAFRDISPQAPTHILIIPNQLIPTVNDLTAEHEPALGRMMTVAASIAKQQGIDEDGYRLIVNCNRHGGQEVYHIHMHLLGGRALGPMLSR; encoded by the coding sequence ATGGCCGAAGAAACTATTTTCAGTAAAATTATTCGCCGGGAAATTCCCGCTGATATCGTCTATCAGGACGAACTGGTGACCGCATTTCGCGATATTTCACCCCAGGCACCTACCCATATTCTGATTATCCCTAATCAGTTAATACCTACAGTGAATGATCTGACCGCTGAACACGAGCCAGCTCTGGGCCGAATGATGACAGTGGCTGCTTCCATCGCTAAACAGCAGGGGATTGATGAAGATGGCTACCGGTTAATCGTTAACTGCAACCGTCATGGTGGTCAGGAAGTTTATCATATCCATATGCACCTGCTGGGTGGCCGCGCGCTTGGGCCAATGTTATCCCGTTAA
- the lpoB gene encoding penicillin-binding protein activator LpoB: MIRSIKFSIPLLFAFVLSGCVLNQSQKPAPVEQAPQPEQPAPVISAQQPPPPVTQPQPVPEPPKLKTINWQSSVQPLVSQMMNAQGINPGSVLLVDRLKNSTNGSIQSANADLAINQALQSNSKFTLVTTAQLNQAKQALGLSPQDSLNSRSKAIGLARNLNAQYVLYSTAHGDAKAPRLQMQLMLVQTGEIIWTGSASVAD; encoded by the coding sequence GTGATTCGCAGCATAAAATTCAGTATTCCGTTGTTATTTGCGTTTGTTTTATCCGGTTGTGTGCTGAATCAGTCACAAAAACCTGCCCCGGTTGAACAGGCGCCTCAGCCGGAACAGCCGGCACCAGTTATCAGCGCGCAACAGCCACCGCCGCCGGTCACCCAGCCGCAGCCAGTGCCTGAACCACCTAAACTGAAAACCATTAACTGGCAATCCAGCGTTCAGCCATTAGTCAGCCAGATGATGAACGCCCAGGGAATTAACCCGGGCAGCGTATTACTGGTCGATCGTCTGAAAAACAGCACCAACGGATCGATTCAGAGTGCTAACGCTGACCTGGCGATTAACCAGGCGTTACAGAGCAACAGCAAATTTACTCTGGTGACAACGGCTCAGCTAAATCAGGCTAAACAGGCTCTGGGTCTCTCTCCACAGGATAGTCTCAATTCACGCAGTAAAGCGATTGGACTGGCCCGCAATCTGAATGCGCAATATGTTCTGTACAGCACCGCGCATGGTGATGCCAAAGCGCCACGGCTGCAAATGCAACTGATGTTGGTTCAGACCGGCGAAATTATCTGGACCGGCAGTGCCAGCGTCGCCGATTGA
- a CDS encoding beta-ketoacyl-ACP synthase III: MYSKIIGTGSYLPEQVRTNADLEKMVDTSDEWIVTRTGIHERRIAAAHETVATMGFTAATNALEMAGITANDIGLIIVATTSSSHAFPSSACMIQQQLGIKDCPAFDLAAACAGFTYALSVADQYVKSGAVKNALVIGSDTLSRTLDPNDRGTIILFGDGAGAVVLSQSEQPGIISTHLHADGNYGQLLTLAYQDREHQETPPYVTMAGNEVFKVAVTELAHIVDETLTANNIDRQELDWLVPHQANLRIISATAKKLGMGMDKVVVTLDRHGNTSAASVPTALDEAVRDGRIQRGQLVLLEAFGGGFTWGSALVRF; this comes from the coding sequence ATGTATAGCAAAATTATTGGTACCGGCAGTTATCTGCCTGAACAGGTTCGCACCAATGCAGACCTGGAAAAAATGGTAGACACTTCCGACGAGTGGATTGTCACGCGCACGGGTATTCATGAACGCCGCATTGCTGCTGCTCATGAAACTGTAGCTACGATGGGATTCACTGCAGCGACAAATGCCCTGGAAATGGCAGGGATCACCGCCAATGACATTGGTCTGATTATTGTTGCAACTACCTCTTCCTCACATGCTTTCCCGAGTTCAGCCTGCATGATTCAGCAGCAACTGGGAATTAAAGACTGCCCGGCGTTTGACCTGGCAGCAGCCTGTGCCGGATTCACCTACGCACTCAGCGTGGCTGATCAGTACGTGAAGAGTGGCGCAGTCAAAAATGCGCTGGTCATTGGTTCTGATACTCTGTCACGTACGCTGGATCCTAACGATCGCGGAACAATCATCTTATTTGGTGATGGTGCCGGTGCTGTGGTGTTGAGCCAGAGCGAACAACCAGGCATTATCTCTACCCACCTGCACGCTGACGGAAATTATGGTCAGTTGTTGACGCTGGCGTATCAGGACAGAGAGCATCAGGAAACTCCTCCTTATGTAACGATGGCCGGTAACGAAGTGTTCAAGGTTGCAGTAACCGAACTGGCACATATTGTGGACGAGACGCTGACGGCGAATAATATTGATCGTCAGGAACTGGACTGGCTGGTGCCACATCAGGCAAATTTACGCATCATCAGTGCTACAGCGAAAAAACTGGGCATGGGGATGGATAAAGTCGTCGTTACCCTTGACCGTCATGGAAATACTTCCGCGGCGTCAGTGCCAACCGCACTGGACGAGGCGGTACGTGATGGTCGTATTCAACGGGGGCAGTTAGTATTGCTGGAGGCCTTCGGCGGTGGTTTTACCTGGGGCTCAGCGTTAGTCCGTTTTTGA
- the plsX gene encoding phosphate acyltransferase PlsX — protein MTRLTLAVDAMGGDFGPPVTVPAALQALASHSQLELLLVGYPDEIQPLLARADSSIHQRVTIIPAESVIASDAAPSGAIRHSQGSSMRIALELLKDGRASACISAGNTGALMGLATLLLRPTEGIRRPALVTVVPHIHRGHTVLLDLGANASADSTMLVQFALMGAVMAEEVLGIPAPRVALLNIGQEACKGPEHIRHAAVTLEQMDKLNYVGFLEGSELLTGKTDVLVCDGFAGNVSLKTMEGVIKTFLNLMTGTEQTTKRSWWRHLVVRSMKGRLMKRFGEIDPDQYNGASLLGLPGIVIKSHGAASERAFAVAIEHAIQAVVRNIPEKISVRLDTVLARSDIA, from the coding sequence TTGACACGTTTGACCCTGGCAGTTGATGCTATGGGCGGGGATTTCGGTCCTCCCGTGACGGTGCCTGCTGCATTGCAGGCACTGGCCTCTCACTCGCAACTTGAACTTCTTTTAGTCGGTTATCCCGACGAAATTCAGCCATTACTTGCCAGAGCAGATTCCTCGATACATCAGCGGGTGACGATTATCCCTGCCGAGTCTGTTATTGCCAGTGATGCCGCCCCTTCGGGTGCGATTCGTCACAGCCAGGGCTCTTCGATGCGTATTGCACTGGAGCTGTTGAAAGACGGACGAGCGTCCGCCTGCATCAGTGCCGGAAATACCGGAGCACTGATGGGCCTGGCAACCTTGTTGCTGCGCCCGACGGAAGGCATCCGGCGCCCGGCATTAGTGACGGTGGTGCCGCATATTCATCGTGGCCACACAGTCCTGCTGGATTTAGGCGCTAATGCCAGTGCTGACAGCACAATGTTAGTGCAGTTTGCGCTAATGGGGGCTGTGATGGCCGAAGAAGTGCTGGGGATCCCGGCACCCCGGGTCGCTTTACTGAATATCGGTCAGGAAGCCTGCAAAGGCCCGGAGCATATCAGACATGCTGCGGTTACACTGGAACAGATGGATAAGCTAAACTATGTTGGCTTTCTTGAAGGCAGTGAGTTACTGACCGGTAAGACAGATGTATTAGTTTGTGATGGCTTCGCAGGAAATGTCTCATTAAAAACCATGGAAGGGGTTATAAAAACCTTTCTGAACCTGATGACAGGCACGGAACAGACAACGAAGCGATCATGGTGGCGTCACCTGGTTGTTCGCAGTATGAAGGGACGTCTGATGAAACGTTTTGGTGAAATCGACCCCGATCAGTATAACGGTGCATCCCTGTTGGGGCTGCCCGGAATTGTTATTAAGAGTCATGGTGCCGCAAGTGAGCGAGCCTTTGCAGTGGCCATCGAACACGCAATTCAGGCGGTAGTACGTAATATCCCTGAAAAAATTTCGGTTCGGCTTGATACAGTACTAGCCAGGAGTGACATAGCCTAG
- the holB gene encoding DNA polymerase III subunit delta' codes for MQWYPWLNAPYKHIVSQHQAGRAHHALLIQSLPGMGDSALVWGVSRWLMCTQPTGVKSCGECHGCQLMAAHNHPDWYSLTAEKGKSSLGVDAIRQVTDKLYHFAQQGGAKVIHIPVAEQLTEAAANALLKTLEEPPANCWFFLSTHQPSALPATLRSRCMTLHLTVPAEQQSLNWLAGQTTQQESDALTALRLAGGAPAAALEMLTGNQWQQRNKLCQMLSETLPDHTLALLPLLSQDDVALRIHWLMALLLDAVKYHQQNLRWITNIDQQPLIAKLAGLMPVTVLHQSLNLWMQCRHHILETPSVNHELLVTEALLDWEQSFHAG; via the coding sequence ATGCAATGGTACCCGTGGCTTAATGCCCCTTATAAACATATTGTCAGTCAGCATCAGGCTGGCAGGGCACATCACGCTCTGCTGATTCAGTCTTTGCCCGGGATGGGAGACAGTGCCCTGGTCTGGGGTGTATCGCGCTGGCTGATGTGTACTCAGCCGACTGGTGTTAAGAGCTGTGGCGAATGCCATGGCTGCCAGCTGATGGCTGCACATAATCATCCCGACTGGTACTCCCTGACGGCTGAAAAAGGTAAGTCGTCGCTGGGTGTCGATGCCATCCGTCAGGTCACCGATAAACTGTACCATTTTGCCCAGCAAGGTGGCGCCAAAGTGATTCATATCCCTGTGGCGGAGCAGTTAACCGAAGCTGCGGCCAACGCATTGCTGAAAACACTCGAAGAACCGCCGGCGAATTGCTGGTTCTTTCTCAGCACTCACCAGCCTTCTGCCTTGCCTGCTACCCTGCGTAGCCGTTGTATGACACTGCACCTGACAGTTCCGGCTGAGCAGCAGAGTCTGAACTGGCTGGCGGGACAGACAACTCAGCAGGAGTCTGATGCGCTGACGGCCCTGCGCCTGGCCGGGGGAGCACCGGCTGCTGCACTGGAAATGCTGACCGGCAACCAGTGGCAACAGCGCAATAAGCTGTGCCAGATGCTGAGTGAAACGTTGCCGGATCATACTCTGGCACTGCTTCCGTTACTCAGTCAGGATGATGTGGCTTTGCGTATTCACTGGCTGATGGCTTTGTTGCTTGACGCGGTCAAATATCATCAGCAAAACCTGCGCTGGATAACCAATATCGATCAACAACCGCTGATCGCAAAACTGGCAGGCCTGATGCCGGTGACCGTACTGCACCAGAGTCTGAATTTATGGATGCAATGCCGTCATCATATTCTTGAGACCCCGTCGGTAAACCATGAATTGTTAGTCACTGAAGCTCTGCTGGACTGGGAACAGTCTTTTCATGCAGGCTGA
- the yceD gene encoding 23S rRNA accumulation protein YceD produces the protein MQKVKLPLTLDLLRSAQKRLDYHGVYTPELTERIAASVVSVDSDVECNMSFAIDNQRLAVLQGTASVQVTLSCQRCNQPFPHAVHVSYTFSPVRNDEQAEALPEGYEPVEVDEYGEVDLLAVIEDEIILALPVVPVHDSEHCEVSDADMVFGELPAEAEKPNPFAVLASLKRK, from the coding sequence ATGCAAAAGGTAAAATTACCCCTGACACTGGATTTGCTGCGTTCTGCTCAGAAGCGCCTTGATTATCATGGCGTGTATACTCCTGAACTTACAGAACGTATTGCGGCTTCAGTTGTGAGTGTGGACAGTGATGTAGAATGTAATATGTCGTTTGCAATCGACAATCAGCGCCTGGCTGTGCTGCAGGGTACTGCCAGCGTTCAGGTCACCCTGAGTTGTCAGCGTTGCAATCAACCTTTTCCACATGCTGTACACGTAAGCTATACCTTCAGTCCTGTGCGTAATGACGAACAGGCGGAGGCGCTACCGGAAGGTTACGAGCCAGTTGAAGTCGATGAGTATGGCGAAGTCGATTTGCTTGCGGTCATCGAGGATGAAATTATCCTCGCATTGCCTGTCGTTCCGGTGCATGATTCTGAACACTGTGAAGTGTCCGACGCGGATATGGTCTTTGGTGAACTGCCTGCAGAGGCTGAGAAACCAAACCCGTTTGCCGTATTAGCCAGTTTAAAGCGTAAGTAA
- the acpP gene encoding acyl carrier protein: MSDIEQRVKKIIAEQLGVKEDEVTNSASFVEDLGADSLDTVELVMALEEEFDTEIPDEEAEKITTVQAAIDYINSHQG, encoded by the coding sequence ATGAGCGATATCGAACAACGCGTTAAGAAAATCATTGCTGAGCAGCTGGGTGTTAAAGAAGATGAAGTGACTAACTCTGCTTCTTTCGTAGAAGACCTGGGTGCCGATTCTCTTGACACCGTTGAGCTGGTGATGGCTCTGGAAGAAGAGTTTGATACTGAGATTCCAGACGAAGAAGCTGAAAAAATCACTACCGTTCAGGCAGCGATCGACTACATCAATAGCCATCAGGGCTAA
- the fabF gene encoding beta-ketoacyl-ACP synthase II encodes MSKRRVVVTGLGMLSPVGNTVESTWSALLAGQSGISMIDHFDTSAYATRFAGLVKDFNCDDIISRKEQRKMDIFIQYGIAAGVQAMQDSGLVVTEENATRIGAAIGSGIGGLGLIEENHSSLTNGGPRKISPFFVPSTIVNMVAGHLTIMYGIRGPSISIATACTSGGHNIGHAARMIAYDDADVMLAGGAEKASTPLGVGGFGAARALSTRNDNPQGASRPWDKDRDGFVLGDGAGILVLEEYEHAKKRGAKIYAEVVGFGMSSDAYHMTSPPEDGAGAALAMANALRDSGLSVEQIGYINAHGTSTPAGDKAEAQAVKSIFGSVADKVMVSSTKSMTGHLLGAAGAIESIFSILALRDQAVPPTINLDNPDEGCDLDFVPHTARQVNGMEYTLCNSFGFGGTNGSVIFRKI; translated from the coding sequence GTGTCTAAGCGTCGTGTAGTTGTGACTGGTCTTGGCATGCTGTCTCCTGTCGGCAATACCGTAGAGTCTACCTGGAGTGCTCTCCTTGCCGGTCAGAGCGGCATCAGCATGATTGACCACTTTGACACCAGTGCCTATGCAACCCGTTTTGCCGGTCTGGTCAAAGATTTTAATTGTGACGATATCATTTCGCGTAAAGAACAACGCAAAATGGATATCTTCATTCAGTATGGAATTGCGGCGGGCGTTCAGGCAATGCAGGACTCAGGTCTGGTTGTTACTGAAGAGAATGCTACGCGCATCGGAGCTGCGATTGGTTCCGGTATCGGTGGCCTGGGGTTAATTGAAGAGAACCATTCTTCACTCACCAACGGCGGCCCGCGTAAAATTAGTCCGTTTTTTGTGCCATCCACCATTGTAAATATGGTGGCAGGACATCTGACCATTATGTATGGCATCAGAGGCCCAAGTATCAGTATTGCTACTGCCTGTACTTCAGGGGGACACAATATTGGTCATGCAGCCCGAATGATTGCCTATGATGATGCAGATGTCATGCTGGCCGGTGGTGCCGAAAAAGCCAGTACCCCATTGGGTGTCGGTGGTTTTGGTGCAGCACGGGCGCTTTCGACCCGTAACGATAATCCGCAGGGCGCCAGTCGTCCGTGGGATAAAGATCGTGACGGATTCGTACTCGGAGATGGTGCCGGTATTCTGGTACTGGAAGAGTATGAGCATGCGAAAAAGCGTGGCGCGAAAATCTATGCCGAAGTTGTCGGTTTCGGTATGAGCAGCGATGCTTACCATATGACTTCTCCGCCGGAAGATGGCGCAGGAGCAGCATTAGCTATGGCGAATGCTTTGCGTGATTCTGGTCTCTCTGTTGAGCAGATTGGCTACATCAATGCGCATGGTACATCTACCCCTGCGGGAGATAAAGCTGAGGCTCAGGCCGTGAAATCTATCTTTGGTTCGGTTGCAGATAAAGTCATGGTCAGTTCCACTAAGTCGATGACCGGTCATCTGCTGGGTGCGGCGGGTGCAATAGAGTCGATTTTCTCGATTCTTGCCCTGCGTGATCAGGCCGTTCCTCCAACCATTAATCTGGATAATCCGGATGAAGGTTGTGATTTAGACTTTGTTCCTCATACTGCCCGCCAGGTCAATGGAATGGAATACACACTGTGTAATTCATTCGGATTCGGCGGAACTAACGGTTCGGTGATTTTCCGTAAAATCTGA
- the tmk gene encoding dTMP kinase, protein MKNKFIVIEGLEGAGKTSARDLLLEILAQHGITDVVLTREPGGTPLAEQLRTLIKQGVSNEPVTDKAELLMLYAARVQLVENIIKPALSRGAWVVGDRHDLSSRAYQGGGRGFDQQLMDTLRQAVLGDFKPDLTLYLDVTPEIGLQRARSRGELDRIEQESLDFFHRTRARYLEIAATDPTILTIDATGTPQQVRAALTETLTHWLTENC, encoded by the coding sequence ATGAAAAATAAATTTATTGTTATTGAAGGACTTGAAGGGGCAGGGAAAACATCAGCCCGCGATTTATTATTGGAAATACTTGCGCAACACGGAATTACAGATGTGGTGCTGACCCGTGAACCGGGCGGAACACCTCTGGCTGAACAATTACGAACCCTGATTAAGCAGGGGGTGAGTAACGAGCCTGTCACGGATAAGGCAGAATTACTGATGCTTTACGCGGCGCGGGTACAGCTGGTGGAAAATATTATCAAACCGGCGCTCAGTCGTGGCGCCTGGGTAGTCGGCGATCGTCATGATCTTTCTTCCCGCGCCTATCAGGGGGGAGGACGGGGATTCGATCAGCAACTTATGGATACATTGCGTCAGGCGGTGCTGGGAGATTTTAAACCAGACCTGACTTTGTACCTGGACGTGACTCCGGAAATCGGTTTACAACGCGCCCGTAGCCGTGGCGAACTGGATCGCATCGAACAGGAGTCTCTGGACTTTTTCCACCGTACCCGTGCACGGTATCTGGAAATTGCTGCCACAGATCCGACCATCCTTACAATTGATGCTACCGGCACGCCGCAGCAGGTCAGAGCGGCATTAACCGAAACCCTTACCCACTGGCTGACGGAAAACTGCTGA